One genomic segment of Macrobrachium rosenbergii isolate ZJJX-2024 chromosome 40, ASM4041242v1, whole genome shotgun sequence includes these proteins:
- the LOC136825998 gene encoding uncharacterized protein: MCTIDVLELLSGEGWQARLAELDRLELEQVAQHLEIEFDSSVRKGLLLLKWPQEYWTTLIQSKLIGRAQKVYVTLDESLSSDYDNVKAIVLKAYELVPEAYRQRFRNLQKDREQTFVEFARGKRQYAEDWLKSKEVDNFEGLKELVLVEEFKRCVPDKLKVHLEELKIDTLQEVAIASDEYYLSHKNELGVMSNIKPGCVRKSQRILKLAIVNRFPVKDVDIVLGNDVAYKNKQDPILMNREIAVVTRSRASGVDAAESTTDVDCSSLERSISSSSGSKLVVDRNIAKDLPNWTKEELIKAQKQEFRDLPVESGEVDDLTVPKFKIINNILYRLSRPREAGNSAHEVLKQILVPYVHRFGLMSLAHDNGLAGHFGIHKTAGKLLKDYYWPKLKSDVKKFVNSCSICQKVGKPNQVIPKAPLCPIPVVSEPFKEIIIDVVGPLPRTRSGNEYIFTMMDKMSRYPEAIPLRSIKSAKIVEVLINFFTRFGMPKVVQSDCGTNFVSKYFKEKMAELGIKRVTSSPYHPESQGALERFHQTLKSMIRKYCLSHGSEWDKELPYLLFAFRSAPKEEFNEDKYGNDGNFPTGNKTSLKNFDSSVSHLSFDKRRSLKKLVFDYKELFSDVPGRTSVLEHDVDVGNATPVKQSPYRLNPFKSEVVKKEVEYMLKHGLIEPSKSPWSSPVVLVKKPDGEFRMCFDYRRVNEVTKPDSYPLPRIEDCIDRMGKSKYISKFDLLKGYWQVPLSKRARALSAFVTPQGLFQCRVMPFGMKNAAATFQRLMNTLVYGLEGCVVYIDDIVIYSDDWDTHLKRIKALFEVLKKAGLVVNLKKSEFAKAKVVYLGHVVGDGKVTPKPANVEAIEKISVPKCRRDVRKFLGTPIKIMTDHNPLTFINRYKNKNQRLMRWSIMLQEWNLQFSHIPGRDNVVADALSQRWEEEEEEEEEEEEEEEEEEEEEEEEESGEEEATMILVTTNA, translated from the exons atgtgtactattgatgttttagagcttcttagtggagaggggtggcaagcaAGGCTCGCAGAGTTGGATAGGCTTGAGTTAGAGCAAGTGGCTcagcatttggaaattgaatttgattcGTCTGTAAGGAAGGGCCTATTGTTGTTGAAG TGGCCTCAAGAGTACTGGACGACACTTATCCAGAGTAAATTGATAGGTAGGGCTCAGAAAGTGTATGTTACGTTGGATGAGAGTTTATCATCCGACTATGATAATGTGAAAGCCATTGTGCTAAAGGCTTATGAGCTTGTCCCTGAAGCTTATAGACAGCGTTTCAGGAATTTACAGAAAGATAGGGAACAGACGTTCGTAGAATTTGCTAGGGGTAAGAGGCAATATGCTGAAGATTGGTTAAAGTCGAAAGAAGTTGACAATTTTGAAGGGTTGAAAGAATTGGTACTTGTAGaggagtttaagaggtgtgtacccgataagttgaaggtgcatttggaagaattaaagattgATACTTTGCAGGAGGTTGCCATTGCTAGTGACGAATATTACCTGTCACATAAGAATGAGTTAGGGGTGATGAGTAATATAAAGCCTGGTTGTGTTAGAAAaagtcaga gaatattgaagttggccattgtgaataggtttcctgttaaagatgtagatattgtgttaggaaatgatgtggcttataaaaataaacaggatccaattttaatgaatcgtgaaATTGCTGTCGTTACTCGTTCTAGAGCTAGTggtgttgacgctgcagagtcaacaacagACGTAGATTGTAGTAGTTTAGAACgaagtattagtagtagtagtggtagtaaatTAGTTGTAGATAGGAATATTGCAAAAGACCTTCCAAATTGGACAAAGGAAGAgctaattaaagctcagaaacaAGAATTCCGGGACCTTCCTGTTGAGTCGGGCGAAGTGGATGATTTAACTgtcccaaagtttaaaataattaataacattctttacaGGTTGAGTAGGCCTAGAGAGGCTGGCAATAGTGCACATGAAGTTTTAAAACAGATATTGGTTCCTTATGTTCACAGGTTTGGCTTGATGTCGTTGGCACATGATAATGGTTTGGCGGGTCATTTCGGAATCCACAAGACAGCTGGGAAATTGCTTAAGGATTATTACTGGCCCAAATTGAAATCCGACGTGAAGAAATTTGTCAATAGCTGTAGTATCTGTCAGAAGGTCGGTAAGCCAAACCAAGTTATTCCAAAAGCTCCTTTATGTCCCATCCCTGTGGTTTCTGaaccttttaaggaaattatcattgatgTTGTAGGGCCGTTGCCCAGGACTCGTAgtgggaatgagtatattttcaccaTGATGGATAAAATGTCTCGTTATCCAGAAGCAATTCCTCTACGATCCATCAAAAGTGCAAAAATTGTTGaggtattaattaacttttttactagGTTCGGAATGCCTAAGGTGGTTCAATCTGATTGTGGTACAAACtttgttagcaaatattttaaggagaaaatggcagaattGGGTATTAAGCGTGTGACTTCATCTCCTTATCATCCGGAAAGCCAGGGTGCTCTTGAGAGGTTTCATCAAACTCTGAAATCGATGATTAGGAAATATTGTCTAAGTCACGGCTCTGAGTGGGACAAAGAATTaccatatcttttatttgcttttcggtcggctccaa aggaagaatttaatgaagataaatatggtaatgatggtaactttccaacaggtaataaaacttctttgaaaaattttgatagttcagtttCTCATTTGAGTTTTGATAAACGTAGGTCTCTAAAGAAGTTGGTGTTCgattataaagaattgttttcggATGTACCAGGTCGAACATCTGTCTTAGAACATGACGTGGATGTTGGTAATGCCACGCCAGTGAAACAATCGCCGTATAGATTAAATCCTTTTAAGAGTGAAGTTGTTAAAAAAGAGgtggaatatatgttaaaacatggtTTGATCGAACCAAGCAAAAGCCCTTGGTCGTCACCTGTGGTGTTGGTTAAGAAACCTGATGGAGAGTTTCGTATGTGTTTTGATTATAGGAGAGTTAATGAGGTTACAAAACCCGATAGTTATCCTTTGCCACGGATAGAAGATTGCATTGATCGCATGGGGAagtctaaatatataagtaaatttgatttgttaaaaggttattggcaagttcctttgtCGAAACGAGCAAGGGCCTTGTCAGCTTTCGTTACACCTCAAGGGTTGTTTCAATGTCGTgttatgccgtttggtatgaaaaatgccgccgccacttttcaaaggttaatgaacacgctggtgtatggtttagaaggttgtgtggtttatattgatgacattgttatttatagtgacgaCTGGGACACACATTTGAAGCGTATTAAGGCATTGTTTGAGGTATTGAAGAAAGCTGGTTTGGtggttaatttaaagaaaagtgaatttgcaaaagCGAAGGTTGTTTATTTGGGTCATGTAGTTGGAGATGGTAAAGTTACCCCTAAACCAGCAAATGTGGAGGCTATTGAAAAGATTTCTGTTCCTAAGTGCCGAAGGGATGTCAGGAAGTTCTTAG gaactccaataaagattatgacagatcataatccattgaccttcatcaacagatacaaaaataaaaatcaacgtctGATGCGGTGGAGTatcatgttgcaagaatggaacTTGCAGTTTTCTCATATACCGGGAAGAGATAATGTAGTGGCTGATGCTCTCTCTCAGCGTTGG